The Candidatus Sericytochromatia bacterium genome includes a window with the following:
- a CDS encoding ABC transporter ATP-binding protein has translation MIQFRHVHKRFGAQVVLDDVSLEIPRGQTTVIIGPSGTGKSVFIKLLVGLLKPEAGEIWIGDQEITRLRERDLYQVRKRFGMLFQDGALFDSMNVADNIAFPLRQHTRKTEKEIAAVVRAKLAQVGLPNVEHKYPGELSGGMRKRVGIARALALEPEIVLFDEPNSGLDPVMSDAIDKLILRMQRELGLTFVVISHDLEGTFQIADRIAMLYKSKLIAADEASRIRSSDNPVIRQFFSRSADGPIQVV, from the coding sequence ATGATACAGTTTCGCCACGTTCACAAGCGCTTTGGCGCCCAAGTCGTCCTCGACGATGTCTCCCTGGAGATTCCCAGGGGGCAGACCACCGTGATCATCGGTCCGTCCGGTACGGGGAAGAGTGTCTTCATCAAGCTGCTGGTCGGCTTGTTGAAGCCTGAAGCGGGTGAAATCTGGATTGGTGACCAGGAGATCACCCGACTGCGTGAGCGTGACCTCTACCAAGTGCGCAAGCGCTTTGGCATGCTGTTTCAGGACGGCGCGTTGTTCGATTCCATGAATGTGGCGGACAACATTGCGTTTCCACTCCGTCAGCACACGCGCAAGACCGAAAAAGAGATTGCCGCTGTGGTCCGCGCCAAACTGGCCCAGGTGGGATTGCCCAACGTGGAACACAAGTACCCCGGAGAACTCAGCGGCGGCATGCGCAAACGCGTCGGCATCGCTCGCGCGCTCGCGCTGGAGCCCGAAATCGTCCTGTTCGACGAGCCCAACAGTGGCCTCGACCCGGTGATGAGTGACGCCATCGACAAGTTGATCCTGCGCATGCAGCGCGAACTGGGCCTGACCTTTGTGGTCATCTCCCACGACCTCGAAGGCACCTTTCAGATCGCGGACCGCATTGCCATGCTCTACAAGAGCAAGCTGATCGCGGCCGACGAAGCTTCCCGTATCCGAAGTTCCGATAATCCGGTTATCCGGCAATTTTTCAGTCGCAGCGCCGACGGCCCGATCCAGGTGGTCTAG
- a CDS encoding MlaD family protein, translated as MSKYTNEIMLGGFILLSVGLLAAMSVAVGGFNLQSGVHVTARFSNATGLVKDAAVTVAGVQVGHVERLAVDHDKAVVALFLRKDAGIRDDVWAAIRAKSLLGEKYLELVPQSRDAKLLQDGDTIAQTRSTVEIDELLANLAPLVKEVDPKDVARVVKGLAATIDGEQESLAKVLRNAGTVSEQLADALKTNRAHLDKTAAHLASLTEQGDALLKQHRPSIDRTVAQVDRITGVWSAESPALAARAQRVVGQVDRLTRAVEPQQVSRTMQKLPVLLEKADKVSEGDVKALAKEVLMRNGLRVYLHPFTNPDEPQRPLPAATLKP; from the coding sequence ATGAGCAAGTACACCAACGAAATCATGCTGGGAGGTTTCATCCTCCTGTCCGTGGGCCTGCTGGCCGCGATGTCGGTGGCCGTGGGTGGCTTCAACCTGCAGTCCGGCGTGCATGTGACCGCCCGTTTCAGCAATGCGACCGGTCTGGTCAAGGACGCTGCCGTGACCGTGGCTGGGGTGCAGGTGGGCCATGTCGAGCGACTGGCGGTGGACCACGACAAGGCGGTGGTGGCGCTTTTCCTGCGCAAGGATGCAGGCATCCGGGATGACGTTTGGGCGGCCATTCGGGCCAAGAGTTTGCTGGGCGAGAAGTACCTGGAACTGGTGCCCCAGAGTCGGGATGCCAAGCTGTTGCAAGATGGCGATACCATCGCACAAACGCGTTCGACGGTCGAAATTGACGAGTTGCTGGCCAATCTGGCGCCGCTGGTCAAGGAAGTCGACCCGAAGGATGTGGCGCGGGTTGTCAAGGGGCTGGCAGCCACCATCGACGGCGAGCAGGAGAGCCTGGCCAAGGTGCTCCGGAATGCCGGCACGGTCAGCGAACAGCTGGCCGATGCCTTGAAAACCAACCGGGCTCACCTCGACAAGACGGCGGCTCACCTGGCCAGCCTGACCGAACAAGGCGACGCTTTGCTCAAGCAGCATCGCCCCTCGATCGATCGCACGGTCGCCCAGGTGGACCGGATCACGGGCGTCTGGAGTGCGGAATCGCCGGCGCTGGCCGCCCGCGCCCAGCGCGTGGTGGGCCAGGTCGATCGCCTGACCCGAGCGGTGGAACCGCAGCAGGTCTCCCGGACGATGCAGAAGTTGCCCGTCTTGCTCGAAAAGGCAGACAAGGTCTCCGAAGGGGACGTCAAGGCCTTGGCCAAAGAGGTGCTGATGCGCAACGGCTTGCGGGTCTACCTGCACCCCTTCACCAATCCGGATGAACCCCAGCGTCCGCTGCCCGCCGCCACCCTGAAGCCCTGA
- a CDS encoding DedA family protein translates to MPEIVDFILHIDKHLATMIAQYGTATLYLLAGIIFCETGFVVTPFLPGDSLLFAAGAFAAQGAFPVWHLWGMLWLAAVAGDNVNYWAGRFVGPKVFHYEDSRFFRKAHLEKTHAYFEKYGGKTLVIGRFMPIIRTFAPFVAGVGAMTYRRFLAYSVLGGFLWMSCFIGAGFYFGNLPMVQKNFKLVILAVILVSLMPMVVEAVRHRREARALGLQAASANEAS, encoded by the coding sequence GTGCCTGAAATCGTCGACTTTATCCTGCACATCGACAAGCATCTCGCCACCATGATCGCTCAGTACGGGACGGCCACCCTGTACCTCCTGGCGGGCATCATTTTCTGCGAGACGGGCTTCGTCGTGACGCCCTTCCTGCCCGGTGACTCATTGCTGTTCGCTGCTGGGGCCTTTGCGGCTCAGGGGGCCTTCCCCGTGTGGCACCTGTGGGGAATGCTCTGGTTGGCGGCCGTGGCGGGCGACAACGTCAATTACTGGGCCGGGCGGTTTGTGGGACCGAAGGTGTTTCACTACGAAGATTCGCGCTTTTTCCGCAAGGCCCACCTGGAGAAGACCCACGCCTATTTTGAAAAATATGGTGGCAAGACGTTGGTCATCGGCCGTTTCATGCCGATCATTCGCACCTTCGCGCCCTTCGTCGCCGGCGTCGGGGCCATGACCTACCGCCGCTTTCTGGCCTACAGCGTGCTGGGCGGTTTCCTCTGGATGTCCTGTTTCATCGGAGCGGGCTTCTACTTTGGCAACCTGCCGATGGTGCAAAAAAACTTCAAGCTGGTGATTCTGGCGGTGATTCTGGTCTCCCTGATGCCCATGGTGGTCGAGGCGGTGCGTCACCGGCGCGAGGCGCGAGCCCTTGGCTTGCAGGCGGCTTCGGCCAACGAGGCCTCCTGA
- a CDS encoding NupC/NupG family nucleoside CNT transporter, with protein MEKLTGLLGIAVILGLAYALSTDRRAIRWAQIGWGLALQVALAVFILWTPLGRAFFEALGAGVTRLLDFSNLGAAFVFGSLVTRPEMGFIFAFKVLPAIVFVGSLMGIAYYLGIMQAVVSFIAKIMVKTMKTSGAESLSAAGTVFVGQSEAPLLIRPYLASMTRSELNAIMTGGMATIAGSVMAAYIGMLGAEWAPHLLAASIMGAPAGLVMAKLLCPETEQPQTGGDVKLEVAVQESSVIEAAAKGASEGMHLAFIVAAMLIGFISLLALVNAGFGYLGGLVGYPNLTLELMLGYAFMPLALAMGTPWADAQTVGGLLGQKIILNEFVAYGNLAEILKPGGVELSTKAITIATFALCGFANVSSIAINIGCIGGLVPERRGELARLGLRAMTGGALASCMTATIAGILV; from the coding sequence ATGGAAAAGCTGACGGGTCTTCTTGGTATCGCCGTCATCCTCGGACTCGCCTACGCCCTGTCGACCGACCGGCGGGCGATTCGCTGGGCGCAGATCGGTTGGGGCCTCGCGCTGCAGGTGGCTCTGGCGGTGTTCATCCTGTGGACGCCGCTGGGACGTGCCTTCTTCGAAGCGCTCGGCGCTGGCGTGACTCGGCTGCTCGACTTCTCCAACCTCGGGGCAGCCTTCGTGTTCGGATCGCTGGTCACGAGGCCGGAGATGGGCTTCATCTTCGCCTTCAAGGTGTTGCCTGCGATCGTGTTCGTGGGCAGCTTGATGGGCATCGCGTACTATCTCGGCATCATGCAGGCCGTGGTCAGCTTCATCGCCAAGATCATGGTCAAGACGATGAAAACCAGTGGCGCTGAGAGCCTGTCGGCCGCGGGCACGGTGTTCGTGGGCCAGAGTGAGGCACCTTTGCTGATTCGGCCCTATCTGGCGTCCATGACCCGCTCGGAGTTGAACGCCATCATGACGGGCGGAATGGCCACCATTGCGGGCTCCGTGATGGCGGCCTACATCGGCATGTTGGGTGCTGAATGGGCGCCCCATCTGCTGGCCGCGTCGATCATGGGCGCCCCGGCCGGCTTGGTGATGGCCAAGCTGCTCTGCCCCGAAACCGAACAACCTCAGACCGGTGGTGACGTGAAGCTGGAGGTGGCGGTGCAGGAAAGCTCCGTGATCGAGGCCGCGGCCAAAGGGGCCAGCGAGGGCATGCACCTCGCCTTCATCGTGGCCGCCATGCTGATCGGCTTCATCTCCCTGCTGGCGCTGGTCAATGCGGGGTTCGGATATCTGGGAGGGCTCGTCGGCTACCCCAACCTCACCCTCGAATTGATGCTGGGTTATGCGTTCATGCCGCTGGCGCTGGCGATGGGGACCCCTTGGGCGGACGCGCAGACGGTCGGGGGCCTGTTGGGGCAGAAAATTATCCTGAACGAGTTCGTGGCCTACGGGAATCTGGCTGAGATCCTGAAACCGGGCGGGGTGGAACTGTCCACCAAAGCCATCACGATTGCCACCTTCGCCCTGTGCGGCTTCGCCAACGTGTCCTCCATCGCCATCAATATCGGCTGCATCGGCGGTCTGGTGCCGGAACGGCGCGGTGAACTCGCGCGGCTGGGCTTGCGGGCCATGACGGGTGGCGCGCTGGCGTCGTGTATGACGGCGACGATCGCCGGCATCCTGGTCTAG